One stretch of Plasmodium vivax scf_6628 genomic scaffold, whole genome shotgun sequence DNA includes these proteins:
- a CDS encoding variable surface protein Vir12-related (encoded by transcript PVX_063190A) has protein sequence MAKPSSTPVVVSAAEEKSALALKLNTLYEALFPEKEKSNFDDKCKQLDTHDKTYVGVKALCSRFARALEKAAEVKGNGDERKNSCNYLHYWLYDEIGRIKTVDRSKKMDSIPFFNVLIDAVNKVNEQIKVGKCTLKFDKNVTVDELIKRKISYIYFKKYNDIKVNIKPEKKEECSKYFTYLTNFKSLYDKLKNDHCKYSFWSFSSSVPDYFNCTQSFDPKDLLSKADACKSKGSGGSGGSIWGIIFGGSSSGTSGTRSTAVSKETPRASGSEAKITGGAKNPSLDGPPKDKAAKEVTKATVAEDRSKGLTSSTSYVTVGSSPRPAAEATVRNSAVAGKGLPSQSANLQPRVTLSSPVGGSPVQNALAAAPATLQIRDSTVPVPIVDSPNPLESATDKVDTNFYRNIIMAAAILGTIFFLFYYNMSSGLKSRCPKRKRKKKIFEHNYYEEYEKGLAKYESEYEFLDPQSDRYYLNYQPERDYDY, from the exons atggcgaaaccTTCATCAACACCAGTAGTTGTGTCTGCGGCTGA GGAAAAATCTGCATTAGCTTTAAAACTGAATACGCTGTATGAGGCATTGTTTccagagaaagaaaaatctaATTTTGATGACAAGTGTAAACAATTGGATACTCATGATAAGACATATGTAGGTGTAAAAGCACTTTGCAGTAGGTTCGCACGTGCTTTAGAAAAAGCAGCCGAAGTAAAAGGCAATGGAGATGAACGTAAAAATAGTTGCAACTATTTACattattggttatatgatgaaatagGAAGAATAAAAACGGTAGATCGctcgaaaaaaatggatagcatacctttttttaacgttCTCATTGATGCTGTGAATAAGGTtaatgaacaaattaaagTAGGTAAGTGTACTTTGAAATTTGACAAAAATGTTACTGTAGATGAAttgataaaaaggaagatctcctatatttattttaaaaaatacaatgaTATTAAAGTTAATATTAaaccagaaaaaaaggaagaatgtagcaaatattttacatatctTACTAATTTTAAATCGTTGTACGATAAATTAAAGAATGATCATTGTAAGTATAGTTTTTGGTCTTTTTCATCTTCTGTACCTGATTACTTTAATTGCACACAAAGCTTTGACCCAAAGGATCTTTTATCTAAAGCAGATGCATGCAAATCTAAAGGATCTGGAGGTAGTGGAGGTTCAATTTGGGGAATAATTTTTGGAGGTTCATCATCCGGAACGTCAGGTACTCGAAGTACTGCAGTGAGTAAAGAAACCCCAAGGGCTTCAGGTTCAGAAGCCAAAATTACTGGAGGTGCTAAAAATCCATCACTTGATGGTCCACCAAAGGATAAAGCAGCAAAAGAGGTAACAAAAGCTACAGTAGCTGAAGATAGGTCGAAAGGTTTAACAAGTTCAACCAGTTATGTAACTGTAGGAAGTTCACCACGTCCAGCAGCTGAAGCAACAGTACGTAATAGTGCAGTAGCTGGAAAAGGATTACCTAGTCAATCAGCTAATTTGCAACCTAGAGTAACTTTGAGTTCCCCAGTAGGAGGTAGTCCTGTGCAGAATGCTCTTGCAGCAGCGCCTGCTACTTTACAGATTAGAGACAGTACAGTACCTGTACCTATTGTTGATTCTCCTAACCCTTTGGAAAGTGCAACTGATAAGGTTGACACAAACTTCTATCGTAACATCATCATGGCTGCTGCAATACTTGGAACgatattcttccttttctattaCAACATG TCTTCTGGATTAAAATCGAGATGTCctaaaagaaaacgaaagaaaaaaatattcgagcataattattacgaagagtatgaaaaaggGTTAGCGAAATATGAATCAGAATATGAATTTTTAGATCCTCAATCAGATagatattatttgaattatcaacCTGAACGAGACTATGATTACTAA